In Mytilus edulis chromosome 13, xbMytEdul2.2, whole genome shotgun sequence, a single window of DNA contains:
- the LOC139500521 gene encoding uncharacterized protein: MVNGEWSDWTASGCTAACGGGSMSYSRTCNNPAPAHGGDDCSGSSTKSESCNTQSCPVNGGWSDWTSWAACSLDCGGGTQRKTRTCTKPAPTHDGLDCGGDSSASQSCNTHFCPINGRWSDWSPWDTCSVTCGVGTQTKTRSCSNPAPNHGGEDCGNDDSATQTCTKHECPINGRWSDWSPWNTCSVTCGVGTQTKTRSCSNPAPDHGGEDCGNDDSETQTCTKQECPIDECDGIMCTNGGTCITGICLCPSSYTGEVCESEVLNGEWSDWLVSISCSNECGGGIVTYYRTCTNPAPTNGGAHCTGIRTKEEPCNMHDCSAQTTTIKILMSTTTNRMQPSSTRDHYADPTGMHASTTNGLLHTLTSRDSYVRSTVPSLGMSEHSTTRDSHFETKGPTRGMSEQSTTRDSHFNQTGPTRGMSEQSTTRDPHFNQTGPPRGMSEQSTTRDPHFNQTGPPRDMSEQSTTRDPHFNQTGPTHGMSKQSTTRDPHFNQTGPTRDMSKQSTTRDPHFNQTGSTRGMSEQSTTRDPHFNQTGPTRGMSEQSTTRDPHFNQTGPPRDMSEQSTTRDPHFNQTGPTHGMSKQSTTRDPHFNQTEPTRGISEQSTTRDPHFNQTGSTRGMSEQSTTRDPHFNQTGPPRGMSEQSTTRDPHFNQTGPPRYMSEQSTTRDPHFNQTGPTHGMSKQSTTRDPNFNQTEPTRGISEQSTTRDPYKDLTGQSLGMSNHSTTRNANFDQTEPTRGISEQSPTRDSHFNQTGPTRGISEQSTTRDPHFNQTGPSREISEQSTTRTPRFNQTGPTRGMSETSTTINPHSEPTGLTLEMSATSTSSNPHSDHTESTRGMSATSTARDPRSNPTGSTRGMSATSTTRDLHSEHTESTRGMSETSTTRNPHFNQTGPTRGMSSTSTARGPHSDPTGPTRGISASSTASGPHSDSSGPTRGMSASSTARGPHSDPTGPTRGMSETSTTRNPRSDPTGPTQGMSASSTARDPHSDPTGPNRGTSVSSTARDPHSDPTGSTRGMSASSTRDQHSNTTSSTEGTGSTTNNGISTTTTIATAEVQLEPDFNSDCMILLGNWKLVAILSTLFAVLII, from the exons atgg TTAATGGTGAATGGAGCGATTGGACTGCATCTGGTTGTACTGCTGCCTGCGGTGGCGGATCAATGTCATATTCACGTACTTGCAATAATCCAGCTCCGGCCCACGGAGGGGACGATTGTTCCGGTTCTAGTACTAAGTCAGAGTCATGTAATACTCAGAGTTGTCCAG TTAATGGTGGATGGAGTGATTGGACATCATGGGCAGCATGTTCGCTTGATTGTGGTGGTGGAACACAAAGAAAGACTCGAACATGTACAAAACCAGCGCCAACGCATGATGGATTAGACTGTGGCGGTGACAGCTCAGCTTCACAGTCCTGCAATACACACTTCTGTCCAA TAAACGGTAGATGGTCTGATTGGTCACCTTGGGATACCTGCTCTGTGACATGTGGTGTAggaacacaaacaaaaacaagatcATGCTCCAATCCAGCTCCAAATCATGGCGGGGAGGATTGTGGTAATGATGACTCAGCAACACAAACTTGTACTAAACATGAATGTCCAA TAAACGGTAGATGGTCTGATTGGTCACCTTGGAACACGTGCTCTGTGACATGTGGTGTAggaacacaaacaaaaacaagatcATGCTCCAATCCAGCTCCAGATCATGGCGGGGAGGATTGTGGTAATGATGACTCAGAAACACAAACTTGTACTAAACAGGAATGTCCAA TTGATGAATGTGATGGAATCATGTGCACAAATGGTGGTACTTGCATAACTGGTATCTGTTTGTGTCCGTCGTCATATACAGGCGAAGTTTGTGAGTCGG AAGTTTTAAATGGGGAATGGAGCGACTGGTTAGTGTCTATTTCGTGTAGTAACGAATGCGGAGGTGGCATTGTTACATATTACAGAACTTGTACGAATCCTGCTCCGACCAATGGTGGTGCTCATTGCACTGGAATCAGAACAAAAGAAGAACCTTGTAACATGCACGATTGTTCAG CTCAAACTActacaattaaaatattaatgTCCACAACAACCAATCGAATGCAACCATCGAGTACCCGTGATCACTATGCAGATCCTACAGGAATGCATGCCTCAACAACAAATGGATTGTTGCACACACTTACTTCAAGAGATTCTTATGTACGTTCCACTGTACCATCCTTAGGAATGTCGGAACATTCGACAACAAGGGATTCTCATTTCGAAACGAAAGGACCAACTCGTGGTATGTCGGAACAATCAACTACTAGGGATTCCCATTTTAATCAGACAGGACCAACTCGTGGTATGTCTGAACAATCAACTACTAGGGATCCCCATTTTAATCAGACAGGACCACCTCGTGGTATGTCTGAACAATCAACTACTAGGGATCCCCATTTTAATCAGACAGGACCACCGCGTGATATGTCGGAACAATCGACTACAAGGGATCCCCATTTCAATCAGACAGGACCAACTCATGGTATGTCGAAACAATCGACTACTAGGGATCCCCATTTTAATCAGACAGGACCAACTCGTGATATGTCTAAACAATCAACTACTAGGGATCCCCATTTTAATCAGACAGGATCAACTCGTGGTATGTCTGAACAATCAACTACTAGGGATCCCCATTTCAATCAGACAGGACCAACTCGTGGTATGTCTGAACAATCAACTACTAGGGATCCCCATTTTAATCAGACAGGACCACCTCGTGATATGTCGGAACAATCGACTACAAGGGATCCCCATTTCAATCAGACAGGACCAACTCATGGTATGTCGAAACAATCGACTACTAGGGATCCCCATTTTAATCAGACAGAACCAACTCGTGGTATATCGGAACAATCGACTACTAGGGATCCCCATTTTAATCAGACAGGATCAACTCGTGGTATGTCTGAACAATCAACTACTAGGGATCCCCATTTCAATCAGACAGGACCACCTCGTGGTATGTCTGAACAATCAACTACTAGGGATCCCCATTTTAATCAGACAGGACCACCTCGTTATATGTCGGAACAATCGACTACAAGGGATCCCCATTTCAATCAGACAGGACCAACTCATGGTATGTCGAAACAATCGACTACTAGGGATCCCAATTTTAATCAGACAGAACCAACTCGTGGTATATCGGAACAATCGACTACCAGAGATCCGTATAAAGATCTAACAGGTCAATCTCTCGGAATGTCAAACCATTCGACCACAAGAAATGCCAATTTCGATCAGACAGAACCAACTCGAGGAATATCGGAACAATCACCCACCAGGGATTCTCATTTCAATCAGACAGGACCAACTCGAGGAATATCGGAACAATCAACCACCAGGGATCCCCATTTCAATCAGACAGGACCATCTCGAGAAATATCGGAACAATCGACTACCAGAACCCCCCGTTTCAATCAGACAGGACCAACTCGCGGAATGTCAGAAACATCGACCACCATAAATCCTCATTCAGAACCTACTGGATTAACTCTAGAAATGTCTGCAACATCAACCAGCAGTAATCCTCATTCAGATCATACTGAATCAACTCGAGGAATGTCGGCAACATCCACCGCCAGGGATCCCCGTTCGAATCCTACCGGATCAACTCGAGGAATGTCAGCAACATCGACCACCAGAGATCTTCATTCAGAGCATACTGAATCAACTCGAGGAATGTCAGAAACATCCACAACCAGGAACCCCCATTTCAATCAGACAGGACCAACTCGAGGAATGTCATCAACATCGACCGCCAGAGGTCCTCATTCAGATCCTACCGGACCAACTCGAGGAATATCAGCATCATCGACCGCCAGCGGTCCTCATTCAGATTCTTCGGGACCGACTCGAGGAATGTCGGCATCATCGACCGCCAGAGGTCCTCATTCAGATCCTACGGGACCAACTCGAGGAATGTCAGAAACGTCGACCACCAGAAATCCTCGCTCAGATCCTACAGGTCCAACTCAAGGAATGTCAGCATCATCGACCGCCAGAGATCCTCATTCAGATCCTACGGGACCAAATCGAGGAACGTCAGTATCATCGACCGCCAGAGATCCTCATTCAGATCCTACTGGATCAACTCGAGGAATGTCAGCATCATCGACTAGGGATCAACATTCTAATACGACAAGCTCAACAGAAGGAACAGGTTCAACAACAAACAATGGAATTTCTACAACGACAACGATTGCAACAG CTGAAGTACAACTAGAACCTG ATTTTAACAGCGACTGTATGATTCTGCTTGGAAATTGGAAACTGGTTGCAATATTGTCGACACTATTTGCCGTGCTTATAATataa